From Mytilus edulis chromosome 9, xbMytEdul2.2, whole genome shotgun sequence, the proteins below share one genomic window:
- the LOC139489034 gene encoding PDZ and LIM domain protein 1-like isoform X1, which translates to MSIVEFRPAETLTIRLSRRDSGVSWGFRLQGGTDFNIPLSVQSVNPNSVADRAGLQAGDGILFINNANTDQLSHEQAKMEMIRSGNEIYMTVVRGAVEVWKPKVTALSDLRPQELRQIKTATGDTITAVQKTDLTRDGPLESLKIGSSHNRSAKPFGQSSQYEPPRPEYQQQQQQQYRPPPQQQQQYQPPPQQQQQQYRQQQQQQQQQQQQYRPPPQQQRQPMSPTSPKVPVPTVVHAQFNSPMGLYSAPHIAESYNVQTKGIQEEMKNLDVEDAPVGMKISGTYQPIQEDTGDDDEVTEVTEHAPLPETADDNSNSVKCEDNNQHEIINTNPEVERPSGFRSVTAPKFDPSQNQSPKQEMMHCVKCGNMVSGVFVKIKGQPYHAQCFTCTSCGVNLKQKGYFVIEGCLFCEIHAKQRAEAPGPNMRQADVVYR; encoded by the exons ATGTCTATCGTGGAATTTAGACCTGCAGAAACTTTAACCATCCGATTAAGCCGACGGGACTCGGGTGTGTCATGGGGATTTCGTCTGCAGGGTGGCACGGATTTTAACATTCCACTGTCTGTACAGTCG gtgAACCCAAATAGTGTAGCAGATAGGGCCGGTCTGCAGGCAGGGGATGGTATCCTATTCATTAACAATGCTAACACAGATCAGCTATCACATGAACAAGCTAAAATGGAGATGATCAGATCTGGCAATGAAATATACATGACTGTAGTCAG AGGTGCTGTAGAAGTATGGAAACCAAAAGTAACAGCCTTGTCGGATCTACGTCCACAAGAATTACGTCAAATAAAGACTGCTACTGGAGATACCATTACAGCAGTCCAGAAAACAGACCTCACCAGAGATGGACCACTG GAGTCTTTAAAAATAGGAAGTAGCCACAATCGTTCAGCGAAACCATTTGGACAATCAAGCCAGTATGAACCGCCAAGACCAGAataccaacaacaacaacagcaacagTATAGACCACCCCCTCAACAACAACAGCAATATCAACCACCTCCTCAACAACAGCAGCAGCAATATAGacaacagcaacaacaacaacagcagcAGCAACAACAATATAGGCCACCCCCACAACAACAACGTCAGCCAATGAGTCCTACATCACCTAAAGTACCTGTTCCAACAGTTGTCCATGCTCAGTTTAATTCTCCAATGGGCTTGTACTCTGCTCCTCATATTGCTGAAAGTTACAATGTCCAGACAAAAGGAATACAGGAAGAAATGAAAAA CTTAGATGTAGAAGATGCACCTGTAGGAATGAAAATCAGTGGAACATATCAGCCAATACAAGAAGACACAGGTGATGATGATGAGGTCACAGAGGTCACTGAGCATGCTCCCTTACCTGAAACAGCAGACGACAACTCTAACAGTGTGAAGTGTGAAGACAATAatcagcatgaaattattaatacTAATCCTGAAGTGGAAA GACCGAGTGGATTTAGATCAGTGACAGCACCAAAGTTTGATCCCTCACAAAACCAGTCACCAAAACAAGAAATGATGCACTGTGTAAAGTGTGGAAATATGGTCAG TGGTGTATTTGTCAAGATCAAGGGACAGCCATATCATGCTCAGTGCTTTACATGTACTTCCTGTGgtgttaatttaaaacaaaaag GATATTTTGTGATAGAAGGTTGTTTATTTTGTGAAATCCATGCCAAACAAAGAGCAGAAGCCCCTGGTCCAAACATGAGACAAGCTGATGTTGTTTATCG ataa
- the LOC139489034 gene encoding PDZ and LIM domain protein 3-like isoform X2: MSIVEFRPAETLTIRLSRRDSGVSWGFRLQGGTDFNIPLSVQSVNPNSVADRAGLQAGDGILFINNANTDQLSHEQAKMEMIRSGNEIYMTVVRGAVEVWKPKVTALSDLRPQELRQIKTATGDTITAVQKTDLTRDGPLESLKIGSSHNRSAKPFGQSSQYEPPRPEYQQQQQQQYRPPPQQQQQYQPPPQQQQQQYRQQQQQQQQQQQQYRPPPQQQRQPMSPTSPKVPVPTVVHAQFNSPMGLYSAPHIAESYNVQTKGIQEEMKNLDVEDAPVGMKISGTYQPIQEDTGPSGFRSVTAPKFDPSQNQSPKQEMMHCVKCGNMVSGVFVKIKGQPYHAQCFTCTSCGVNLKQKGYFVIEGCLFCEIHAKQRAEAPGPNMRQADVVYR, encoded by the exons ATGTCTATCGTGGAATTTAGACCTGCAGAAACTTTAACCATCCGATTAAGCCGACGGGACTCGGGTGTGTCATGGGGATTTCGTCTGCAGGGTGGCACGGATTTTAACATTCCACTGTCTGTACAGTCG gtgAACCCAAATAGTGTAGCAGATAGGGCCGGTCTGCAGGCAGGGGATGGTATCCTATTCATTAACAATGCTAACACAGATCAGCTATCACATGAACAAGCTAAAATGGAGATGATCAGATCTGGCAATGAAATATACATGACTGTAGTCAG AGGTGCTGTAGAAGTATGGAAACCAAAAGTAACAGCCTTGTCGGATCTACGTCCACAAGAATTACGTCAAATAAAGACTGCTACTGGAGATACCATTACAGCAGTCCAGAAAACAGACCTCACCAGAGATGGACCACTG GAGTCTTTAAAAATAGGAAGTAGCCACAATCGTTCAGCGAAACCATTTGGACAATCAAGCCAGTATGAACCGCCAAGACCAGAataccaacaacaacaacagcaacagTATAGACCACCCCCTCAACAACAACAGCAATATCAACCACCTCCTCAACAACAGCAGCAGCAATATAGacaacagcaacaacaacaacagcagcAGCAACAACAATATAGGCCACCCCCACAACAACAACGTCAGCCAATGAGTCCTACATCACCTAAAGTACCTGTTCCAACAGTTGTCCATGCTCAGTTTAATTCTCCAATGGGCTTGTACTCTGCTCCTCATATTGCTGAAAGTTACAATGTCCAGACAAAAGGAATACAGGAAGAAATGAAAAA CTTAGATGTAGAAGATGCACCTGTAGGAATGAAAATCAGTGGAACATATCAGCCAATACAAGAAGACACAG GACCGAGTGGATTTAGATCAGTGACAGCACCAAAGTTTGATCCCTCACAAAACCAGTCACCAAAACAAGAAATGATGCACTGTGTAAAGTGTGGAAATATGGTCAG TGGTGTATTTGTCAAGATCAAGGGACAGCCATATCATGCTCAGTGCTTTACATGTACTTCCTGTGgtgttaatttaaaacaaaaag GATATTTTGTGATAGAAGGTTGTTTATTTTGTGAAATCCATGCCAAACAAAGAGCAGAAGCCCCTGGTCCAAACATGAGACAAGCTGATGTTGTTTATCG ataa
- the LOC139489035 gene encoding josephin-2-like has translation MQTPDDMEPPKVDLYHEKQVKELCALHALNNLFQDKKAFSKKDLDEICLNLSPECFINPHRSLLGFGNYDVNVLMAAVQTKDCETIWFDKRKDIRCLSPDNIFGFILNTPSDYKWGFFHLPFKRKHWISFRKIGDAYYNLDSKLESPELIGDDNLLLDYLQSELHEGDKELLLVVSEDIANSGLWKHACNNLENGQLNSVHKTEANDNEVSNGKENSTSKPVLQSIDDL, from the exons ATGCAGACGCCGGATGATATGGAACCACCGAAAGTTGATCTTTATCACGAAAAACAAGTTAAAGAACTATGTGCTCTGCACGCATTGAACAATTTGTTTCAAGACAAAAAAGCATTCAGCAAAAAAGATTTGGAtgaaatttgtttaaa CTTGTCTCCAGAATGTTTCATAAATCCCCACAGAAGTTTACTTGGCTTTGGAAACTATGATGTCAATGTATTAATGGCAGCAGTCCAGACAAAAGATTGTGAAACCATTTGGTTTGATAAACGAAA ggATATCAGGTGCCTTTCTCCAGATAACATATTTGGGTTCATTCTGAACACACCTTCGGACTATAAATGGGGATTTTTTCATCTACCTTTCAAGAGAAAACATTGGATATCATTCAGAAAAATAGGAGATGCTTATTACAATTTAGACTCAAAATTAGAGTCGCCAGAACTCATTGGTGACGATAATTTATTACTTGATTATTTACAGTCTGAACTACATGAGGGTGATAAGGAGTTGTTACTTGTTGTAAGTGAAGACATAGCAAACTCAGGGTTGTGGAAGCATGCATGTAACAATTTAGAAAATGGGCAGCTTAATTCTGTGCACAAAACCGAGGCAAATGACAATGAAGTTTCTAACGGAAAAGAAAATTCAACCTCAAAACCAGTTCTACAGAGCATAGATGATTTATGA